The Sinorhizobium meliloti genome includes a window with the following:
- a CDS encoding protein-L-isoaspartate(D-aspartate) O-methyltransferase: MKPMNEEHLAVLRRHMVEVVAIYADLASEELGKAALDERVMAAMLRVPRHLFVPAQAAPFAYQDMPLPIGFDKTVSQPFMVALMTDLLAPKPHEAVLEIGTGLGYQTAILAQLAGKIWSVEIIEEFASHAEALLHGLGMSNVGIRIGDGSRGWPEHAPFDKILVTAAAEEPPPALLEQLKPMGRLVLPVGSEEQVLTVIDKDSEGQFLARQLIPVRFSKLEAV; encoded by the coding sequence ATGAAGCCAATGAACGAAGAGCACCTCGCCGTTCTGCGCAGGCACATGGTCGAGGTGGTCGCAATCTATGCCGACCTTGCAAGTGAAGAACTCGGCAAGGCGGCGCTCGATGAACGGGTAATGGCAGCGATGCTGCGGGTACCGCGGCATCTGTTCGTGCCCGCCCAAGCTGCGCCCTTTGCCTACCAGGACATGCCGCTTCCGATCGGCTTCGATAAAACCGTGTCGCAGCCCTTCATGGTCGCACTCATGACCGATCTCCTTGCTCCCAAACCGCATGAGGCCGTGCTTGAGATCGGCACCGGCCTGGGCTATCAAACCGCAATCCTCGCTCAACTCGCCGGGAAGATTTGGAGCGTCGAGATCATTGAGGAATTCGCAAGCCATGCCGAGGCTCTCCTGCACGGCCTCGGCATGTCTAATGTCGGCATTCGTATCGGCGACGGTTCACGCGGCTGGCCTGAGCACGCTCCATTCGACAAGATCCTGGTCACGGCGGCGGCTGAGGAGCCGCCTCCGGCTTTGCTCGAGCAGCTCAAGCCAATGGGCCGCCTTGTTCTTCCTGTGGGTTCGGAAGAACAGGTGCTGACTGTCATCGACAAGGATTCGGAAGGGCAATTCCTGGCGCGGCAACTCATCCCGGTTCGGTTCAGCAAGCTCGAGGCGGTCTAA
- a CDS encoding NADH-quinone oxidoreductase subunit J, translated as MHQGFFLLFATVSVVTALTLVLARNPVHSALALMACFLQISAIFVMLGAPLLAVIQIFVYVGAIMVLFLFVIMMVDVREAVLQRFMPGGNLPALALLVLLGAEMVVLVLWSDRFIESPPVAERGGDAIRDLSKTLFSDYLLPFEVASVILLAALVGAIVLARKEPG; from the coding sequence ATGCATCAGGGGTTCTTTCTTCTGTTCGCTACGGTGTCCGTGGTCACAGCCCTGACGCTGGTCCTGGCGCGCAATCCGGTTCACAGCGCATTGGCGCTGATGGCGTGCTTCCTGCAGATTTCCGCAATCTTCGTTATGCTCGGCGCGCCGCTGCTCGCGGTCATCCAGATCTTCGTCTATGTCGGCGCGATCATGGTCCTGTTCCTGTTCGTGATCATGATGGTCGACGTGCGCGAAGCGGTGCTGCAGCGTTTCATGCCCGGCGGCAACTTGCCGGCGCTCGCCCTTCTCGTCCTGCTCGGTGCTGAGATGGTCGTGCTGGTGCTCTGGAGTGATCGCTTCATCGAATCGCCGCCAGTCGCCGAACGCGGAGGCGATGCGATCAGAGATCTCAGCAAGACGCTCTTCTCGGACTATCTCCTGCCGTTCGAAGTCGCCTCCGTCATCCTGCTGGCGGCTCTCGTCGGCGCCATCGTGCTGGCGCGGAAGGAGCCTGGCTGA
- the nuoK gene encoding NADH-quinone oxidoreductase subunit NuoK, which yields MVPLWWSILLGVALFVIGAGGVLLRRNILIVLMSLELLLNSVNINFIAFGQYYDDFRGQIFAIFVIAITAAEVAVALGILVALVRNKSTLKVDDVTIMKG from the coding sequence ATGGTCCCGCTCTGGTGGTCGATCCTGCTCGGAGTGGCCCTGTTTGTGATAGGAGCGGGGGGCGTCCTTCTAAGGCGCAATATCCTGATCGTGCTGATGTCGCTGGAGCTTCTGCTCAATTCGGTCAACATCAATTTCATCGCCTTCGGGCAGTACTACGACGACTTCCGCGGACAGATCTTTGCGATCTTCGTCATCGCGATCACCGCGGCGGAGGTTGCCGTGGCCCTCGGCATATTGGTCGCGCTGGTGAGGAACAAGTCCACCCTCAAGGTAGACGACGTCACCATCATGAAAGGATAG
- a CDS encoding monovalent cation/H+ antiporter subunit D family protein: MDPVISTRPLLAVAVAGLAALAILFLNKREKLRDAVSPIAAVAMFAIVVSMAPTVLAGGTVELRLFEVLPGIDVALRADALGMVFATVSSLLWIVAAVYSIGYMRHLHEHAQTRFFACFATSLAAAVGGAFAANLFTLVIFYEVLSLVTYPLVYHHEDEEGWRGSRKYLVYLMGASKSVLLAALALTYHIAGSLDFVRGGLLTGANASATLLTVVYFCYLFGFAKAAVMPMHAWLPAAMVAPTPVSALLHAVAVVKMGVFCVLRVIFHVFGVSTVGELGLGVATAYLVSFTILMASVYALTRDDLKARLAYSTVSQLSYIVLGAVLLSPLAMVGGIIHIAAHAFSKITLFFCAGSIYCASGKRNISDMAGIGRRLPWTMGAFFVASLSMIGIPPTAGFVSKWYLAEGSVEAGQMAFLAVLLASSVLNAAYFLPVSYTAFFEAETKESRAPVREIPLVAIPLVATAILSVLMGIFPYYFLTLADGVIR, encoded by the coding sequence TTGGACCCGGTGATATCGACCCGGCCGCTGCTCGCCGTCGCCGTCGCCGGACTGGCGGCCCTCGCCATTCTCTTTCTCAACAAGCGCGAAAAACTCCGCGACGCGGTATCGCCGATCGCCGCGGTCGCCATGTTTGCGATCGTCGTCTCCATGGCGCCGACGGTGCTGGCCGGCGGCACCGTCGAACTGCGGTTGTTCGAGGTCCTGCCAGGGATCGACGTCGCTTTGCGGGCCGATGCGCTCGGCATGGTATTCGCCACTGTCTCTTCGCTTCTGTGGATCGTGGCCGCGGTCTACTCCATCGGTTATATGCGGCACTTGCACGAGCACGCGCAGACCCGCTTTTTCGCCTGCTTCGCCACCAGCCTCGCGGCCGCAGTGGGCGGCGCCTTCGCCGCAAATCTGTTCACGCTGGTTATCTTCTACGAGGTGCTGAGCCTCGTCACCTATCCGCTCGTCTACCACCACGAGGACGAAGAAGGATGGCGGGGCAGCCGCAAGTATCTCGTCTATCTGATGGGCGCTTCGAAAAGCGTGCTTCTCGCTGCTTTGGCGCTGACCTATCACATCGCCGGGTCGCTCGACTTCGTGAGGGGCGGGTTGCTGACCGGCGCCAATGCCTCGGCGACGCTGCTCACTGTCGTCTATTTCTGCTATCTGTTCGGCTTCGCCAAGGCGGCGGTGATGCCGATGCATGCCTGGCTGCCCGCCGCAATGGTGGCGCCGACGCCTGTCAGCGCGCTCTTGCATGCCGTGGCGGTCGTCAAAATGGGCGTCTTCTGCGTGCTGCGGGTGATCTTTCATGTTTTTGGCGTCAGCACGGTCGGGGAACTGGGCCTTGGGGTCGCCACGGCCTATTTGGTCTCATTCACCATCCTGATGGCATCGGTCTACGCGCTGACGCGCGACGACCTGAAGGCGAGGCTTGCCTATTCGACCGTCAGCCAGCTCTCCTACATCGTGTTGGGCGCGGTACTCCTATCGCCGCTGGCCATGGTCGGCGGGATCATCCACATCGCCGCGCATGCATTCTCCAAGATCACGCTCTTTTTCTGCGCGGGGTCGATCTATTGCGCGTCCGGAAAACGCAACATCAGCGACATGGCGGGCATCGGCCGGAGGCTTCCCTGGACGATGGGGGCATTCTTCGTCGCGTCGCTGAGCATGATCGGCATCCCGCCGACGGCAGGTTTCGTCAGCAAGTGGTATCTGGCGGAGGGCTCGGTAGAGGCCGGACAGATGGCTTTCCTGGCCGTGCTGCTCGCAAGTTCGGTCCTCAATGCCGCCTATTTTCTGCCGGTCAGCTACACCGCCTTTTTCGAGGCGGAGACCAAGGAGAGCCGGGCGCCGGTCCGCGAAATCCCGCTTGTTGCGATCCCGCTGGTCGCGACCGCGATCCTATCAGTGCTGATGGGCATCTTCCCCTACTATTTCCTCACCCTCGCGGACGGAGTGATCCGATGA
- a CDS encoding Na(+)/H(+) antiporter subunit D → MIDFVHPALIFILGALPIPFLTGPVRKAYLVLIPVLAIVAVTAIEPGSHGETQFLGQDILVAKADKLSIVFATVFTIMALIGTVYALHLSGAGQHVAAFVYVGSALGVVFAGDYLTLYLFWEGMAFASAYLVFAQGGRQAIRAAFRYLMVHVTGGVVLLGGILLHGAAAGSLLFGPVEGPLGAGAYLILAGFLLNAAVPPLNAWLTDAYPEATVTGAVFMSAFTTKTAVYVLARAFPGIELLVWLGTVMALYGVIYAVLENDCRRLLAYHIVSQVGYMVAGIGIGTELAVNGATSHAFAHILYKGLLFMGAGAVIYVTGRRKLTELGGLYKAMPLTVALYMIGAFAISAFPFFSGFVSKSMVVAAAGQDHRALVMLALTMASSGTFLHTGLKLPYYMFFGTDRGLQAREPPGNMLAAMGMAAALCIAIGVFPGPLYALLPYPVDFEPYTGVHVTESLGILMFTALGFVIFLRALDPENTISLDIDWFYRKGARAFMWFAERPLARYEKAVSDVSETTVLPFLHGSARTGMRLDLNGVDGVVNGVARSILEGGGVLRRLQTGVISHYVLAMIAGLIAAILVFAVVWR, encoded by the coding sequence ATGATTGATTTCGTCCACCCGGCTCTCATCTTCATTCTAGGCGCTCTGCCGATCCCGTTCTTAACGGGACCGGTGCGTAAAGCCTATCTCGTGCTGATCCCGGTACTGGCGATCGTCGCCGTCACGGCGATAGAGCCCGGCAGTCATGGCGAGACGCAGTTCCTCGGCCAGGACATTCTGGTTGCGAAGGCCGACAAGCTCAGCATCGTCTTCGCGACCGTCTTCACCATCATGGCGCTGATCGGCACGGTCTATGCATTGCACCTTTCCGGCGCCGGCCAGCATGTGGCCGCCTTCGTCTATGTCGGCAGCGCGCTCGGGGTGGTGTTCGCAGGCGACTATCTGACCCTCTACCTGTTTTGGGAGGGCATGGCATTCGCCTCGGCTTATCTGGTCTTCGCTCAAGGAGGCCGACAGGCGATCCGCGCCGCTTTTCGGTATCTTATGGTCCACGTCACCGGCGGCGTCGTCCTGCTCGGGGGAATTCTGCTCCATGGGGCAGCCGCAGGCTCGCTGCTCTTCGGTCCGGTCGAGGGCCCTTTGGGCGCGGGTGCCTACCTCATTCTTGCCGGTTTCCTGCTCAACGCGGCGGTGCCGCCGCTCAATGCCTGGCTGACCGATGCCTACCCGGAGGCGACCGTCACCGGGGCGGTGTTCATGAGCGCCTTCACGACCAAGACCGCCGTCTACGTGCTGGCGCGGGCGTTTCCGGGTATCGAACTGCTGGTCTGGCTCGGCACGGTGATGGCGCTCTATGGCGTCATTTATGCGGTGCTGGAAAACGACTGCCGCCGCCTTCTTGCCTATCATATCGTCAGCCAGGTGGGCTACATGGTCGCGGGCATCGGCATCGGCACCGAGCTGGCGGTGAACGGAGCCACCAGTCACGCCTTCGCGCACATCCTTTACAAGGGGCTCCTGTTCATGGGCGCCGGGGCGGTGATCTACGTCACAGGCCGGCGCAAGCTCACGGAGCTTGGCGGGCTCTACAAGGCAATGCCGCTGACGGTGGCGCTCTATATGATCGGCGCCTTTGCGATCTCGGCATTTCCGTTCTTCTCGGGTTTTGTCAGCAAATCGATGGTGGTGGCCGCTGCAGGGCAGGATCACCGCGCGCTGGTGATGCTGGCGCTGACGATGGCGTCATCCGGGACGTTCCTGCACACCGGGCTCAAACTCCCCTATTACATGTTCTTCGGTACCGACCGGGGGCTGCAGGCACGGGAGCCGCCCGGCAACATGCTGGCCGCGATGGGCATGGCGGCGGCGCTTTGCATTGCCATCGGCGTATTCCCCGGACCGCTCTACGCGCTTCTGCCCTATCCTGTCGATTTCGAGCCCTATACCGGCGTCCACGTGACCGAGAGCCTCGGGATCCTGATGTTCACGGCTCTGGGCTTTGTGATCTTCCTCCGGGCGCTCGATCCCGAAAACACGATCAGTCTCGACATCGACTGGTTCTATCGCAAGGGCGCCCGCGCCTTCATGTGGTTCGCAGAAAGACCGTTGGCGCGCTATGAGAAGGCGGTCAGCGACGTGTCGGAGACCACGGTTCTGCCCTTCCTGCACGGCTCGGCGCGCACGGGGATGCGGCTCGATCTCAATGGCGTGGATGGAGTCGTCAATGGCGTCGCCCGATCGATCCTCGAAGGCGGCGGCGTATTGCGGCGCTTGCAGACCGGCGTCATCAGCCATTACGTGCTGGCGATGATCGCCGGTCTGATCGCGGCCATCCTCGTCTTCGCGGTCGTCTGGAGGTAG
- a CDS encoding NADH-quinone oxidoreductase subunit M, producing the protein MSIPLLSLIVFVPVAGAAVLMFMRSDDAVRWTALGFGIVDLALCVVMLAGFDTTTHEMQFTESRPWVPALGITYALGVDGISALFLFLTALLSLISVLASWVAIDRKVKEFMVSLLVMQALMLGVFCALDLFLFYVFWEAMLIPMYLIIGVWGGEGRVYAAFKFFLYTLAGSILFLIGVIVLYFQGGETFDILALTGQDLPFGVQAWLFFAFLVAFAVKVPMVPVHTWLPDAHVQAPTAGSIILAGVLLKMGAYGFLRFSLPMLPEASLYYSTLMLALSALAIVYGGLLALAQDDLKKLVAYSSISHMGFVTLGIFALNLRGLEGSILQMFNHGITTGALFLFVGLIYERTHTRSIANYGGLMKAAPVYTAFLALFTLSSMALPGTNAFVGELLVLSGGFAANLAAGAAAVVGALLSAAYLLGMYGKVALGPPSVSAKYEIHDVNGREIAAILPLAIFVLWVGLYPRPFLGIIDASVRNLLVQVHGEGSGQ; encoded by the coding sequence ATGTCGATCCCGCTGCTGAGCCTCATCGTCTTCGTGCCCGTCGCCGGGGCGGCCGTTCTGATGTTCATGCGCAGCGACGATGCGGTGCGGTGGACTGCGCTCGGTTTCGGGATTGTCGATCTCGCTCTCTGCGTGGTGATGCTGGCAGGCTTCGACACGACGACCCACGAAATGCAGTTCACCGAGAGCCGTCCCTGGGTGCCCGCGCTCGGGATCACCTATGCGCTCGGCGTCGACGGCATCAGCGCGCTCTTCCTGTTCCTGACGGCGCTGTTGAGCTTGATCTCCGTGCTCGCTTCCTGGGTGGCGATCGACCGCAAGGTGAAGGAGTTCATGGTCAGCCTGCTGGTCATGCAGGCGCTGATGCTCGGTGTCTTCTGCGCGCTCGACCTGTTCCTGTTCTACGTCTTCTGGGAAGCGATGCTGATTCCGATGTATCTGATCATCGGCGTCTGGGGCGGCGAAGGCCGGGTCTATGCTGCGTTCAAGTTCTTCCTCTACACGCTGGCCGGCAGCATCCTCTTCCTGATCGGCGTCATCGTGCTCTATTTCCAGGGGGGCGAGACCTTCGACATACTCGCCCTGACGGGGCAGGATCTGCCCTTCGGCGTCCAGGCCTGGCTGTTCTTCGCCTTCCTGGTGGCCTTCGCTGTCAAGGTGCCGATGGTGCCGGTGCACACGTGGCTGCCGGACGCCCATGTGCAGGCGCCGACTGCGGGCAGCATCATTCTCGCGGGCGTGCTCCTGAAGATGGGTGCTTACGGATTCCTGCGCTTCTCGCTGCCGATGCTGCCGGAAGCATCGCTCTATTATTCGACGCTCATGCTCGCGCTTTCGGCTCTTGCGATCGTTTATGGCGGCCTGCTGGCTCTGGCCCAGGACGACCTAAAAAAGCTGGTGGCCTATTCCAGCATCAGCCATATGGGATTCGTGACGCTCGGGATTTTCGCGCTGAATCTGCGCGGGCTCGAGGGCAGCATCCTGCAGATGTTCAATCACGGGATAACGACGGGCGCATTGTTCCTGTTCGTGGGCCTGATCTACGAGCGCACGCATACCCGCAGCATCGCGAATTACGGCGGGCTGATGAAGGCGGCGCCCGTCTATACCGCCTTTCTTGCGCTCTTCACCCTGTCTTCGATGGCGCTGCCGGGGACGAACGCTTTCGTGGGCGAACTGCTGGTGCTGTCAGGCGGGTTTGCGGCAAACCTCGCCGCGGGCGCCGCGGCCGTAGTGGGTGCGTTGCTGAGTGCCGCCTACCTGCTCGGCATGTACGGGAAAGTGGCGCTTGGTCCGCCGAGTGTGAGTGCGAAGTATGAGATACATGACGTGAACGGCCGCGAGATCGCTGCCATCCTGCCGCTCGCCATCTTCGTGCTCTGGGTTGGGCTCTATCCGCGCCCGTTCCTCGGGATCATCGATGCGTCGGTTCGAAATCTGCTGGTGCAGGTACACGGTGAAGGGAGTGGTCAATGA
- a CDS encoding NADH-quinone oxidoreductase subunit N: protein MTAAALLQWALASVPEIIVVTGACVLLIVGELVRKGRDDLLLWASVAIVLLAAVATLMLAGEMQPAYAGMFISDRFAVFFKLVFYLATILTFFLSRKYAEIEGIGRSEYYVLLLFALVGMMIMASAIDLLSIYVGLELMVLCTYVLTGFLRKERRSNEAALKYVILGAVSTAIFLYGVSLIYGLTGTTQLNRMAEAVSGGPLDPALLLAVVFIVAGLVFKIGAVPFHMWVPDVYEGAPTTITAFMSVAPKAAGFAVILRVFLNPLVEASNAWIIVAAIAVATMALGSFVALVQDNFKRLLAYSSIAHAGFAIFGVVAGGQDGIASVMLYLLIYTFMNLGIFGAVIMMRNGDFSGEVIEDYAGFAKFHPGLALLMLLYLFSLAGIPPTAGFFAKFYVLVALVERGFVALAVIAVLLSVVSAYFYIRIVMVIYMREPERAFEPALTPLVSATLAFTAAGTIGIGLFPAWFLRLAQQSAFGG from the coding sequence ATGACTGCTGCCGCGCTTCTCCAATGGGCCCTGGCGAGCGTCCCCGAGATCATCGTGGTCACCGGTGCCTGCGTCCTGCTGATTGTCGGAGAGCTTGTGCGCAAGGGACGCGACGATCTGCTCCTGTGGGCTTCAGTAGCGATCGTGCTCCTCGCCGCGGTAGCCACGCTCATGCTGGCAGGCGAGATGCAGCCAGCCTATGCGGGCATGTTCATTTCCGACCGCTTCGCCGTCTTCTTCAAGTTGGTGTTTTATCTGGCGACCATCCTGACCTTCTTCCTGTCGCGGAAATACGCCGAGATAGAGGGGATCGGCAGGAGCGAATATTATGTCCTGCTGCTCTTTGCCCTTGTGGGAATGATGATCATGGCCTCGGCGATCGACCTCCTGTCGATCTATGTGGGTCTCGAGTTGATGGTGCTCTGCACCTATGTGCTGACAGGCTTCCTGCGCAAAGAGCGGCGGTCGAACGAGGCGGCGTTGAAATATGTGATCCTCGGCGCGGTCTCGACGGCGATTTTCCTTTATGGAGTCTCGCTCATCTACGGGCTCACCGGTACGACCCAGCTGAACCGGATGGCTGAGGCGGTGAGCGGCGGTCCGCTCGATCCCGCCCTGCTGCTGGCGGTCGTTTTCATCGTTGCGGGGCTCGTCTTCAAGATCGGCGCCGTGCCGTTCCATATGTGGGTGCCGGATGTCTATGAAGGCGCGCCGACGACGATCACCGCCTTCATGTCGGTCGCGCCCAAGGCGGCCGGATTCGCGGTGATTCTCCGGGTGTTCCTCAATCCGCTTGTCGAAGCCTCGAACGCCTGGATCATCGTCGCGGCCATTGCGGTGGCAACGATGGCGCTCGGCAGTTTCGTCGCGCTTGTGCAGGATAATTTCAAGCGCCTGCTCGCCTATTCCAGCATCGCCCATGCGGGTTTCGCTATTTTCGGCGTGGTGGCCGGCGGCCAGGACGGGATCGCCAGCGTAATGCTCTATCTGCTCATCTACACTTTCATGAATCTCGGCATTTTCGGCGCGGTGATCATGATGCGGAACGGCGACTTTTCCGGCGAAGTCATCGAAGACTACGCGGGTTTCGCCAAGTTCCATCCCGGACTCGCGCTTCTGATGCTCCTTTATCTCTTCTCGCTCGCTGGCATTCCGCCGACGGCCGGGTTCTTCGCCAAGTTCTATGTGCTGGTCGCGCTGGTCGAGCGCGGTTTCGTCGCGCTGGCGGTGATCGCAGTCCTGCTCAGCGTCGTCTCCGCCTATTTCTATATCCGCATCGTCATGGTGATCTACATGCGTGAGCCGGAAAGGGCGTTCGAACCTGCGTTGACGCCGCTCGTCAGCGCCACGCTCGCCTTCACCGCCGCCGGCACCATCGGCATCGGCCTGTTTCCGGCGTGGTTCCTGAGGCTTGCTCAACAGTCGGCTTTCGGCGGGTAA
- a CDS encoding NADH-quinone oxidoreductase subunit A, translating to MTAMEFLPVLFMVTGIVLVAAATLFVSSLLRPSNPYPEKNAPYECGMEAAGEAAGGRFRVPFFILAILLVVFDVEAMFLFPWAVVLKEIGFVGYIEMFVFMLLLLVGFAYAWLKGALEWQE from the coding sequence ATGACGGCAATGGAGTTCCTGCCGGTTCTGTTTATGGTTACCGGGATAGTCCTGGTGGCGGCGGCGACGCTTTTCGTCTCATCGCTGTTGCGTCCGTCCAATCCCTATCCCGAGAAGAACGCCCCTTACGAATGCGGTATGGAAGCGGCGGGCGAGGCCGCAGGCGGGCGCTTCCGGGTTCCGTTCTTTATCCTCGCTATCCTCCTCGTGGTCTTCGATGTCGAAGCGATGTTCCTCTTTCCCTGGGCGGTCGTCCTGAAGGAGATCGGCTTCGTCGGCTATATCGAGATGTTCGTCTTCATGTTGCTGCTACTTGTGGGCTTCGCCTATGCCTGGCTGAAGGGGGCGCTGGAATGGCAGGAGTAA
- a CDS encoding NuoB/complex I 20 kDa subunit family protein, which translates to MAGVNDAIRDSVLFTTADSIISWSRRSALWPETFGIACCAIEMISAGCARYDLDRFGVVFRPSPRQSDVMIIAGTVTRKFAPVVRRLYDQMPEPRWVIAMGTCAISGGVYNTYAVVQGSETFVPVDVHVPGCPPRPEALMHGFLLLQEKIKKSRALTGTPLGRVIAS; encoded by the coding sequence ATGGCAGGAGTAAACGACGCGATTCGCGACAGCGTACTGTTCACCACGGCCGACAGCATCATCAGTTGGAGCCGGAGGTCGGCCCTGTGGCCCGAAACCTTCGGCATTGCCTGCTGCGCCATCGAAATGATCTCGGCCGGTTGCGCGCGCTACGACCTCGACCGGTTCGGCGTGGTGTTCCGGCCTTCTCCGCGGCAGTCCGATGTGATGATCATTGCCGGCACAGTCACTCGGAAATTCGCGCCCGTCGTGCGGCGGCTTTACGACCAGATGCCGGAACCGCGTTGGGTGATTGCGATGGGGACCTGCGCAATTTCGGGCGGAGTCTACAACACCTATGCCGTGGTGCAGGGATCGGAAACCTTCGTCCCCGTCGACGTGCATGTGCCCGGCTGTCCGCCGCGGCCGGAGGCGCTGATGCACGGTTTTCTCCTGCTTCAGGAAAAGATCAAGAAGTCCCGTGCACTTACCGGGACGCCCCTAGGACGGGTTATAGCATCA